One genomic window of Vibrio mangrovi includes the following:
- a CDS encoding 2Fe-2S iron-sulfur cluster-binding protein gives MTFTVRLLPEELEFIVEPGQTVLDAAIRQQIPFPHRCRVGACGMCLCKKVSGEVSYRLEPMLTEEEQSQGWIFSCQAYAQTHLVLTLDE, from the coding sequence ATGACCTTTACGGTACGCTTACTTCCCGAAGAGTTAGAATTTATCGTTGAACCCGGACAAACCGTATTAGATGCGGCAATCCGTCAGCAAATCCCTTTCCCGCACCGTTGCAGAGTCGGTGCTTGTGGCATGTGCTTGTGTAAGAAGGTTTCCGGGGAAGTCTCTTACCGACTGGAACCAATGCTGACGGAAGAAGAACAGTCTCAGGGATGGATATTTTCCTGTCAGGCTTATGCTCAAACTCATTTAGTACTTACTCTGGATGAGTGA
- the fre gene encoding NAD(P)H-flavin reductase produces the protein MIIKCKVNAVQPLASNTYRILLQPESKIDFYAGQYLMVVMGEGDKRPFSIASSPCREGGELELHIGAAEHNAYAIEVVDAMNTALEQGLDITIDAPHGDAWLKEETERPLLLIAGGTGFSYVRSILDHCLSQNIQRDIYLYWGAKDVHQLYALDELRDIATRNTRLTFIPVVEALADEPDWDGKVGNVLQAVSADFESLEAVDIYIAGRFEMAGAAREQFTQKKHARSDRIYGDAFAFI, from the coding sequence ATGATCATAAAATGTAAAGTTAACGCAGTTCAGCCTTTAGCCAGTAATACCTACCGTATTCTTCTCCAGCCGGAGAGCAAAATCGACTTTTATGCCGGTCAATATCTGATGGTTGTCATGGGAGAAGGGGATAAACGCCCGTTTTCAATTGCCAGTAGTCCATGCCGGGAAGGTGGTGAACTGGAGTTGCATATTGGAGCTGCAGAACACAACGCTTATGCGATCGAAGTTGTCGATGCAATGAATACGGCATTAGAGCAGGGATTGGACATCACGATAGATGCACCACATGGTGATGCCTGGTTAAAAGAAGAAACAGAACGTCCTTTACTATTGATTGCCGGTGGAACCGGTTTTAGCTATGTACGTTCAATTCTGGATCACTGTCTGAGTCAGAATATTCAGCGTGATATTTATTTGTACTGGGGAGCAAAAGATGTTCACCAGTTATATGCATTGGATGAATTGCGTGATATCGCAACTCGTAATACCCGGCTGACCTTTATACCAGTTGTTGAGGCACTGGCAGATGAGCCGGACTGGGATGGAAAAGTCGGGAATGTGTTACAGGCAGTCAGTGCTGACTTTGAATCTCTGGAAGCTGTTGATATTTATATTGCCGGTCGGTTTGAAATGGCTGGTGCCGCCCGGGAGCAGTTTACTCAGAAGAAACACGCAAGAAGTGATCGTATCTATGGGGATGCATTTGCATTTATCTGA
- the pssA gene encoding CDP-diacylglycerol--serine O-phosphatidyltransferase has translation MIARRNLFEQLPTIALEPKDFQVLYSAEQFRHHLIQAIRQANHRIYIVALYLEADDAGQEILSELYAAKQKKPDLDIVVCVDWHRAQRGLIGAKQSQGNAVMYESFAQDSEHPIPVYGIPVRGREVFGVLHLKGFIVDDEVIYSGASLNNIYLHYQNRYRFDRYHSFQNRQLADSMVSFIRDHLLSHPAVNDLTDPSRPATKDLKAIIRQFRNQLAQATYQVPHQPLSDGQIGLTPLVGLGKRRNRLNQYISHLIAQANEEIFICTPYFNFPNNIANQVKKALKRGVKIHIIVGDKTANDFYIPPEETFKTIGGLPYLYELNLRRFAKANEARIASRQLSIHLWKHDDNSFHLKGVWVDKRYMLVTGSNLNPRAWKLDLENGILIQDHHAHLQEQFEHEFENILRHTQLVCTYKQLDELENYPPEVQRLLKRIRRVKADRILKQIL, from the coding sequence ATGATTGCTCGTAGAAATCTATTCGAACAGCTACCCACTATTGCGCTAGAACCGAAAGATTTTCAAGTTCTGTATTCCGCAGAGCAATTTCGGCATCACTTAATTCAGGCGATCCGACAAGCCAATCATAGAATTTATATTGTTGCACTGTATCTTGAAGCCGATGATGCCGGCCAGGAAATTCTTTCAGAACTATATGCAGCAAAACAGAAAAAACCGGATCTGGATATTGTTGTCTGTGTTGACTGGCACCGGGCTCAGCGCGGTTTAATTGGTGCCAAGCAGTCACAGGGAAATGCTGTGATGTATGAGTCATTTGCTCAGGATAGTGAACATCCGATTCCGGTTTATGGCATTCCGGTCAGAGGACGCGAAGTTTTCGGCGTCCTGCACCTGAAAGGTTTTATAGTCGATGATGAAGTCATCTATAGTGGCGCAAGTCTGAACAATATCTATCTGCATTATCAGAATCGCTATCGCTTCGATCGCTATCATTCCTTTCAAAATCGGCAACTCGCCGATTCAATGGTGTCATTTATCCGGGATCACTTACTGTCACACCCGGCAGTGAATGACCTGACTGATCCATCCCGCCCTGCGACCAAAGATCTCAAAGCGATTATTCGTCAGTTCAGAAACCAATTGGCTCAGGCAACCTATCAGGTACCTCATCAGCCTTTATCAGATGGACAAATCGGCCTGACTCCACTGGTTGGTCTAGGTAAAAGAAGAAACCGGCTGAATCAATATATCAGCCACCTGATCGCTCAGGCTAATGAAGAAATCTTTATCTGCACTCCTTATTTTAATTTCCCGAATAATATTGCCAATCAGGTAAAAAAAGCACTCAAGCGAGGGGTAAAAATCCATATTATTGTGGGAGATAAAACCGCGAATGATTTCTATATCCCACCAGAAGAGACATTTAAAACTATTGGCGGCTTACCTTATTTATATGAATTGAATCTACGTCGTTTTGCCAAAGCCAATGAGGCCAGAATTGCCAGCCGACAACTATCAATTCACCTCTGGAAACACGACGATAATAGTTTCCATCTGAAAGGGGTGTGGGTAGATAAACGTTATATGCTTGTCACCGGCAGTAATCTGAACCCCAGAGCCTGGAAACTGGATCTGGAAAACGGTATTTTGATTCAGGATCATCATGCCCATCTTCAGGAACAATTTGAACACGAGTTTGAAAACATTCTCCGCCATACACAGTTAGTCTGTACTTACAAACAATTGGACGAGCTGGAAAATTACCCACCCGAAGTTCAACGTTTACTGAAACGGATCCGGCGGGTAAAAGCCGATCGAATTCTGAAACAGATTCTTTAA
- a CDS encoding GNAT family N-acetyltransferase, giving the protein MNHLSCEILDPLKLPLVQRFYKQHYPIAKAKRDEQICIAKLTNQLCAVVRFRHIGSTYRLLTGMAVSRELREQGIGHQLLSYCEENVLDQQVFCFAYRHLESFYHQHHFVTQSVHELPAEIKQLYLRYSHQGREILPMRYFPLFQD; this is encoded by the coding sequence ATGAATCATTTATCTTGCGAAATCTTAGATCCACTCAAACTTCCTTTAGTTCAACGCTTTTATAAACAGCATTATCCAATTGCAAAAGCCAAACGGGATGAGCAGATATGTATCGCGAAACTGACCAATCAACTCTGTGCAGTTGTCCGCTTTCGCCATATCGGCAGTACTTACCGGCTTTTAACCGGCATGGCTGTCTCCAGAGAACTCAGGGAACAGGGAATCGGCCATCAGTTACTCTCTTACTGTGAAGAAAACGTACTGGATCAGCAGGTTTTCTGTTTTGCATACCGCCATTTAGAATCTTTCTATCATCAACATCATTTTGTAACACAATCCGTTCACGAATTGCCGGCAGAAATAAAGCAGCTCTACCTGCGCTACAGCCACCAGGGCAGGGAAATTCTTCCTATGCGATATTTCCCTCTATTTCAGGATTGA
- the murB gene encoding UDP-N-acetylmuramate dehydrogenase: MQIYLNENLSAYHTFGIEQHCQVLVIVNTVAELIDVYRRPEWESLPKLMLGKGSNVLFTEFYEGVVIVNRLQGIDVREDSDHYFLHVQGGEDWPELVKWSISQQMPGLENLAMIPGCAGSAPIQNIGAYGVEFQDVCEYVDYLCLNTFQVIRLNRAECLFGYRDSIFKHQLYQQAVVVGIGLKLAREWQPHREYGPLQQLASDCSPTEIFECICDVRTRKLPNPELTGNAGSFFKNPVLSGEQFQSLKAHYPDVVSYPTPQGVKVAAGWLIDQCGLKGFQIGGAAIHAQQALVLINKEDATASDVIQLAEHVYRCVYEKYGVALEHEVRFIGRHREVYLSMLIKEQQS, from the coding sequence ATGCAAATATATCTCAACGAAAATCTTAGTGCTTATCATACCTTTGGTATTGAACAGCATTGCCAGGTGCTGGTCATTGTCAATACCGTTGCAGAATTGATCGATGTTTACCGTAGACCGGAATGGGAATCGCTCCCTAAGCTGATGCTGGGGAAGGGCAGTAATGTCCTGTTTACCGAGTTTTATGAAGGGGTTGTTATCGTAAACCGGCTTCAGGGAATTGATGTCCGGGAAGATAGTGATCACTATTTTCTGCATGTTCAGGGTGGAGAAGACTGGCCTGAGCTGGTGAAATGGAGTATCTCACAACAGATGCCCGGTTTAGAGAATCTGGCGATGATTCCGGGATGTGCCGGTAGTGCACCTATCCAGAATATCGGAGCCTATGGTGTTGAGTTTCAGGATGTCTGCGAGTATGTCGATTACCTCTGTCTGAATACTTTTCAGGTTATACGCCTGAATCGTGCAGAATGTTTGTTTGGTTACCGGGATTCTATCTTTAAACACCAGCTTTATCAGCAAGCTGTTGTGGTTGGTATTGGTCTTAAACTTGCCAGAGAGTGGCAGCCGCATCGGGAATACGGGCCATTACAGCAACTGGCAAGTGACTGTTCACCAACAGAAATTTTTGAATGCATTTGCGACGTTCGTACCCGCAAACTTCCTAACCCTGAGCTGACAGGGAATGCCGGTAGTTTTTTTAAAAATCCGGTTCTTTCGGGGGAACAGTTTCAGAGTCTGAAAGCACATTACCCGGATGTTGTCAGTTACCCGACGCCACAGGGTGTAAAGGTCGCTGCCGGTTGGCTGATTGATCAGTGCGGATTGAAAGGTTTTCAAATTGGTGGTGCAGCGATTCATGCTCAGCAGGCTTTAGTTCTTATAAATAAAGAGGATGCGACTGCATCGGATGTGATTCAGCTTGCTGAGCATGTATACCGTTGTGTTTATGAAAAGTATGGAGTTGCTCTGGAGCATGAAGTGCGGTTCATCGGGCGTCATCGTGAAGTGTATCTGAGTATGTTGATCAAGGAACAACAATCATGA
- the birA gene encoding bifunctional biotin--[acetyl-CoA-carboxylase] ligase/biotin operon repressor BirA, which yields MKEHHAKLTILSTLADGDFYSGETLGAALGMSRAAISKHIQGIQDWGVDIFRVQGKGYQLAQPIQLLDENYIRQRVSTPVHLHPIIDSTNQYLLDRVGSLTSGTVCLAEYQEKGRGRRGRQWISPFGTNLYFSMYWRLDAGMAAAMGLSLVVGVAVVDALKSLGVDGIKLKWPNDLYYQDKKLAGILVEVSGQAGEAAHLVIGMGMNLSMAQEEQQIDQPWTSLAQVIGKSQIDRNALAVALIQSWVRTLETYENEGMTNFVARWNAVDNFIDRPVKLLMGERVIAGIERGIDAHGAVLLETEQGIESYVGGEISLRSNE from the coding sequence ATGAAAGAACATCATGCCAAGCTGACTATCCTGTCGACACTCGCTGATGGTGATTTTTACTCCGGAGAGACTTTAGGGGCTGCTTTAGGAATGTCCAGAGCTGCGATCAGTAAACATATTCAGGGAATTCAGGACTGGGGTGTAGATATATTCCGGGTTCAGGGGAAGGGATATCAACTGGCACAGCCTATTCAACTGCTGGATGAAAATTATATCCGGCAACGGGTTTCCACCCCGGTTCACTTGCATCCAATTATTGATTCAACAAACCAGTATCTACTGGATAGGGTAGGTTCTCTGACCTCCGGAACGGTCTGTTTGGCAGAATATCAGGAGAAAGGCAGAGGTCGTAGAGGAAGGCAATGGATCTCTCCGTTTGGAACGAATCTTTATTTTTCCATGTACTGGCGGCTTGATGCCGGAATGGCGGCAGCGATGGGCTTGAGCCTGGTTGTTGGCGTTGCCGTAGTCGATGCTCTCAAGAGTCTGGGTGTTGATGGCATCAAACTGAAATGGCCAAATGATTTGTACTATCAGGATAAAAAGCTGGCAGGTATTCTGGTTGAAGTATCAGGACAAGCCGGGGAAGCTGCCCATTTGGTCATTGGAATGGGAATGAATCTCTCGATGGCTCAGGAAGAACAGCAGATTGATCAGCCTTGGACCAGTCTGGCTCAGGTGATCGGAAAATCTCAGATTGATCGAAATGCGTTGGCCGTTGCTTTGATTCAGTCTTGGGTTAGAACGCTGGAGACTTATGAAAATGAAGGTATGACAAACTTTGTCGCAAGATGGAATGCTGTCGATAACTTTATTGATCGTCCGGTCAAGCTCTTAATGGGAGAGCGTGTAATTGCCGGTATTGAGCGGGGCATTGATGCCCATGGTGCCGTGCTACTGGAAACGGAACAGGGTATTGAAAGTTATGTCGGAGGGGAGATTTCACTTCGGAGTAATGAGTAG
- the coaA gene encoding type I pantothenate kinase: MDPYLSFDRQQWSHLRNAVPMTLSEDDLLELQGINELLSMEEAVEIYLPLARLLNLYVAARQSRNTVLNQFLGHTNIAPPFIIGIAGSVAVGKSTTARLLKALLSRWENHPKVELITTDGFLYPNEVLLEKGIMQKKGFPESYDIKRLVQFVSDVKAGKANVAAPIYSHLTYNITDEIKAVNKPDILIIEGLNVLQSGMDYPHAPHRVFISDFLDFSIYVDADSSMIEKWYIERFMKFRDGAFKRPGSYFSHYTRVCESEAISIAKNIWQAINGKNLQENILPTRERAQLILRKGRNHTVEEILLRQ; this comes from the coding sequence ATGGATCCTTACCTCTCATTTGACAGACAGCAGTGGTCGCATCTTCGTAATGCAGTTCCCATGACTTTGTCAGAGGATGATCTGCTTGAGCTTCAAGGTATAAACGAATTGCTGAGTATGGAAGAAGCGGTTGAAATCTACTTACCTTTGGCCCGTTTACTGAACCTGTATGTCGCCGCCAGACAAAGCCGCAACACCGTATTGAACCAGTTTCTGGGACACACAAATATTGCACCACCATTTATTATTGGTATTGCCGGAAGCGTTGCGGTGGGAAAAAGTACCACGGCAAGGCTACTGAAAGCACTGCTATCCCGCTGGGAAAATCATCCCAAAGTAGAATTGATTACCACTGACGGATTTCTTTACCCCAATGAAGTTTTGCTTGAAAAAGGCATCATGCAGAAAAAAGGATTTCCGGAGTCGTATGATATCAAACGTCTGGTGCAGTTTGTCTCTGATGTAAAAGCAGGAAAAGCGAATGTCGCCGCACCGATTTATTCTCATCTGACCTATAACATCACCGATGAAATTAAAGCGGTTAATAAACCGGACATTCTAATTATTGAAGGCCTCAACGTTCTTCAAAGCGGGATGGATTATCCTCACGCACCTCATCGGGTCTTTATTTCAGATTTCCTGGATTTTTCTATCTATGTTGATGCAGACTCATCAATGATTGAAAAATGGTACATTGAACGTTTTATGAAGTTTCGGGATGGTGCATTTAAAAGACCGGGCTCCTACTTCAGCCACTACACCCGAGTTTGTGAATCTGAGGCAATCTCTATCGCCAAAAATATCTGGCAAGCCATCAACGGAAAAAATCTGCAGGAAAACATTCTACCGACCCGTGAAAGAGCACAGCTTATTCTACGCAAGGGGAGAAACCATACTGTAGAAGAAATCCTGCTGCGCCAGTAA
- the tuf gene encoding elongation factor Tu, which translates to MSKEKFERTKPHVNVGTIGHVDHGKTTLTAAICTVLSKVYGGTARDFASIDNAPEERERGITIATSHVEYDTPSRHYAHVDCPGHADYVKNMITGAAQMDGGILVVAATDGPMPQTREHILLGRQVGIPYIIVFMNKCDMVDDEELLELVEMEVRELLSEYDFPGDDLPVIQGSALGALNGEKQWEDKIVELAEALDSYIPEPERAIDQAFLLPIEDVFSIQGRGTVVTGRVEQGIIRVGDEVEIVGVKETTKTTCTGVEMFRKLLDEGRAGENVGVLLRGTKRDEVERGQVLAKPGSITPHTKFESEVYVLSKDEGGRHTPFFKGYRPQFYFRTTDVTGSIELPEGVEMVMPGDNVQMVVELIAPIAMDEGLRFAIREGGRTVGAGVVAKILA; encoded by the coding sequence ATGTCTAAAGAAAAATTTGAACGTACGAAACCGCACGTAAACGTTGGTACTATCGGCCACGTTGACCACGGTAAAACAACATTAACAGCAGCAATCTGTACAGTACTTTCTAAAGTATACGGCGGTACAGCACGTGACTTCGCGTCAATCGATAACGCACCAGAAGAGCGTGAACGTGGTATCACAATCGCGACTTCACACGTAGAGTATGACACCCCATCACGTCACTACGCACACGTAGACTGCCCTGGACACGCTGACTATGTTAAAAACATGATCACAGGTGCTGCGCAGATGGACGGTGGTATCCTAGTTGTAGCTGCGACAGATGGTCCAATGCCACAGACTCGTGAGCACATCCTGCTAGGCCGTCAGGTAGGTATTCCTTACATCATCGTATTCATGAACAAATGTGACATGGTAGATGATGAAGAGCTGCTTGAGCTGGTAGAAATGGAAGTCCGTGAACTTCTGTCTGAGTACGATTTCCCAGGAGATGACCTGCCGGTTATCCAGGGTTCAGCGCTGGGTGCACTGAATGGTGAGAAACAGTGGGAAGACAAGATTGTTGAGCTTGCAGAAGCTTTAGATTCATATATTCCAGAGCCAGAGCGTGCAATCGACCAGGCATTTTTGCTGCCAATCGAAGACGTATTCTCAATTCAGGGCCGTGGAACAGTAGTAACAGGTCGTGTAGAGCAAGGTATCATCCGCGTAGGTGACGAAGTTGAAATCGTAGGTGTAAAAGAGACTACGAAGACAACTTGTACAGGTGTAGAGATGTTCCGTAAGCTTCTTGACGAAGGTCGTGCTGGTGAGAACGTAGGTGTTCTTCTGCGTGGAACTAAGCGTGATGAAGTAGAACGTGGTCAGGTACTGGCGAAACCAGGTTCAATCACACCACACACTAAGTTCGAATCAGAAGTATACGTGTTGTCTAAAGATGAAGGTGGTCGTCACACACCATTCTTCAAAGGTTACCGTCCACAGTTTTACTTCCGTACAACAGACGTAACAGGCAGCATTGAGCTTCCAGAAGGCGTAGAGATGGTAATGCCAGGTGATAACGTGCAAATGGTAGTTGAACTGATTGCACCAATCGCGATGGATGAAGGTCTGCGTTTTGCGATCCGTGAAGGCGGTCGTACAGTAGGCGCTGGTGTTGTAGCAAAAATCCTTGCATAA
- the secE gene encoding preprotein translocase subunit SecE: protein MKANHAETPESSSAVDKVKWLIAIVLLAAAVVGNSFYGETVSVVIRSAGVIVLIAAALGIAAITVKGKEAVSFAREARMEVRKVIWPTRQETVQTTLIVLAVCVVMALALWGIDGIMVRLVAFATGV, encoded by the coding sequence ATGAAAGCAAATCATGCTGAAACTCCTGAGAGCTCAAGTGCAGTAGATAAAGTGAAATGGTTGATTGCCATTGTTCTGTTAGCTGCCGCTGTTGTGGGTAACTCCTTTTATGGTGAAACGGTTTCTGTCGTTATTCGTTCTGCTGGTGTTATTGTTTTAATTGCTGCTGCATTAGGTATCGCAGCGATTACCGTGAAGGGCAAAGAAGCTGTGAGCTTTGCACGAGAAGCTCGTATGGAAGTTCGTAAAGTTATATGGCCTACACGTCAGGAAACGGTACAAACCACGTTAATTGTCCTGGCTGTCTGTGTTGTAATGGCACTGGCATTATGGGGTATCGACGGTATTATGGTTCGCCTTGTTGCATTTGCGACTGGAGTATAG
- the nusG gene encoding transcription termination/antitermination protein NusG, which produces MSEAPKKRWYVVQAFSGFEGRVAQSLREHIKMHGMEELFGEVLVPTEEVVEMRAGQRRKSERKFFPGYVLVQMIMNDESWHLVRSVPRVMGFIGGTSDRPAPITDKEADAILNRLEKASEAPRPKTMFEAGEVVRVNDGPFADFNGTVEEVDYEKSRLKVSVSIFGRATPVELEFGQVEKLD; this is translated from the coding sequence ATGAGTGAAGCTCCCAAAAAACGCTGGTATGTTGTTCAGGCCTTCTCTGGATTTGAAGGACGGGTGGCTCAGTCACTTCGTGAACATATCAAAATGCATGGTATGGAAGAGTTGTTTGGCGAAGTATTAGTTCCGACAGAAGAAGTTGTCGAGATGCGTGCTGGTCAACGTCGTAAGAGTGAAAGAAAGTTTTTCCCAGGCTATGTGCTTGTTCAGATGATCATGAATGATGAATCCTGGCACTTGGTGCGTAGTGTTCCCCGTGTTATGGGATTCATCGGTGGGACCTCTGATCGTCCGGCACCGATTACCGACAAAGAAGCTGATGCGATACTGAATCGTCTGGAGAAAGCCAGTGAAGCGCCGCGGCCGAAAACTATGTTTGAAGCTGGCGAAGTCGTTCGTGTTAACGATGGTCCTTTTGCTGACTTCAACGGTACAGTTGAAGAAGTCGATTATGAGAAGAGCCGCTTGAAAGTCTCCGTCTCTATCTTTGGCCGGGCAACTCCTGTTGAACTCGAATTTGGTCAGGTTGAAAAACTTGATTAA
- the rplK gene encoding 50S ribosomal protein L11 yields the protein MAKKVEAYIKLQVAAGMANPSPPVGPALGQRGVNIMEFCKAFNAKTESVEKGLPIPVVITVYSDRSFTFETKTPPAAVLLKKAAGIKSGSGRPNTDKVGTVTDAQVQEIAETKAADMTGADIEAMKRSIAGTARSMGLVVEG from the coding sequence ATGGCTAAGAAAGTTGAAGCTTATATCAAGCTGCAAGTTGCAGCGGGTATGGCAAACCCAAGTCCACCAGTTGGTCCAGCTCTGGGTCAGCGTGGTGTGAACATCATGGAATTCTGTAAAGCATTTAACGCGAAAACAGAATCTGTCGAGAAAGGTCTTCCTATTCCGGTTGTTATCACTGTATATAGTGACCGCTCTTTCACTTTTGAAACTAAGACTCCACCAGCAGCTGTTCTTCTGAAGAAAGCAGCAGGTATCAAGTCTGGTTCTGGTCGTCCAAATACGGACAAAGTGGGCACAGTAACTGATGCACAAGTTCAGGAAATCGCAGAAACTAAAGCTGCAGATATGACTGGCGCGGATATCGAAGCAATGAAGCGTTCTATCGCGGGTACTGCTCGTTCAATGGGTCTAGTGGTAGAGGGTTAA
- the rplA gene encoding 50S ribosomal protein L1 gives MAKLTKRMRTIREKVDVTKEYDINEAVALLKELATAKFVESVDVAVNLGIDARKSDQNVRGATVLPHGTGREVRVAVFTQGANAEAAKEAGADLVGMEDLAEQVKKGELNFDVVVASPDAMRVVGQLGTILGPRGLMPNPKVGTVTPNVAEAVKNAKAGQVRYRNDKNGIIHTTIGKVSFDAEQLKENLEALIVALKKAKPSTSKGSYVKKVSLSTTMGAGVAIDQATLSTQA, from the coding sequence ATGGCAAAACTAACTAAGCGTATGCGTACTATCCGCGAAAAAGTGGATGTTACTAAAGAGTATGATATCAACGAAGCCGTTGCACTGCTGAAAGAGCTGGCGACTGCAAAATTTGTTGAATCTGTTGACGTTGCTGTGAACCTGGGTATCGACGCACGTAAATCTGATCAGAACGTTCGTGGTGCAACTGTATTGCCTCACGGTACTGGTCGTGAAGTTCGTGTTGCTGTTTTCACACAGGGTGCAAATGCTGAAGCTGCAAAAGAAGCTGGTGCTGATCTTGTTGGTATGGAAGATCTTGCTGAGCAAGTGAAAAAAGGCGAGCTGAACTTTGACGTTGTTGTTGCATCTCCTGATGCAATGCGTGTCGTTGGTCAACTGGGTACTATCCTTGGTCCTCGTGGCCTGATGCCAAACCCTAAAGTTGGTACTGTAACTCCAAACGTTGCTGAAGCAGTTAAAAACGCAAAAGCAGGTCAGGTTCGTTACCGTAATGACAAGAATGGTATCATCCATACAACAATTGGTAAGGTGTCTTTTGACGCAGAACAATTGAAAGAAAACCTGGAAGCACTGATTGTTGCACTGAAAAAAGCAAAACCATCTACATCAAAAGGCTCTTATGTGAAGAAAGTAAGTCTTTCTACAACAATGGGCGCTGGTGTTGCTATTGATCAGGCAACTTTAAGCACTCAGGCTTAA
- the rplJ gene encoding 50S ribosomal protein L10 has protein sequence MALNLQDKKAIVAEVNEAASGALSAVVADSRGVEVSAMTSLRKQAREAGVYVKVVRNTLARRAVEGTDYECLKDVFVGPTLIGFSNEHPGAAARLFKDFAKENKDFEIKAAAFEGSIADVEVLATLPTYDEAIARLMMCMKEASAGKLARTIAAIRDQKQEAA, from the coding sequence ATGGCTTTAAATCTTCAAGACAAAAAAGCAATTGTTGCTGAAGTCAACGAAGCAGCCAGTGGTGCACTTTCTGCAGTTGTTGCTGATTCTCGTGGCGTTGAAGTAAGCGCGATGACTTCTCTGCGTAAACAGGCTCGTGAAGCCGGTGTTTACGTGAAAGTTGTTCGTAACACACTAGCACGCCGCGCAGTTGAAGGCACAGACTACGAATGCCTGAAAGATGTATTCGTAGGTCCTACTTTGATCGGTTTCTCTAACGAGCACCCTGGTGCTGCTGCGCGTCTTTTTAAAGATTTCGCAAAAGAGAATAAAGATTTTGAGATCAAAGCAGCTGCATTCGAAGGTTCTATCGCTGACGTCGAAGTACTAGCAACTCTACCAACTTACGACGAAGCTATTGCACGTCTGATGATGTGCATGAAAGAAGCTTCTGCTGGCAAGTTGGCACGTACTATCGCTGCTATCCGCGACCAAAAACAAGAAGCTGCATAA
- the rplL gene encoding 50S ribosomal protein L7/L12 — MSITNEQILDAIAEMSVMQVVELIEAMEEKFGVSAAAAVVAGGAAGGAEAAAEQSEFDVILASAGGNKVAVIKAVRGATGLGLKEAKALVDGAPAPIKEGVEKEEAEALKAQLEEAGATVELK, encoded by the coding sequence ATGTCTATTACTAACGAGCAAATCCTAGACGCTATTGCAGAAATGTCTGTAATGCAAGTTGTTGAACTGATCGAAGCAATGGAAGAGAAATTTGGTGTTTCTGCTGCTGCTGCTGTTGTTGCTGGCGGAGCTGCTGGCGGCGCTGAAGCTGCTGCTGAGCAATCTGAATTTGACGTTATCCTGGCTTCTGCTGGCGGTAACAAAGTTGCTGTAATCAAAGCTGTTCGCGGCGCAACTGGTCTGGGTCTGAAAGAAGCGAAAGCTCTTGTTGACGGCGCTCCAGCACCGATCAAAGAAGGTGTTGAGAAAGAAGAAGCTGAAGCTCTTAAAGCACAACTTGAAGAAGCTGGTGCAACTGTTGAGCTTAAGTAA